The sequence GAGATTTGCACATTTAAGATACACTTCAGAGACTAAGTTGACAGATATCATGAAAGCTTGGTTGTGATAGGAGAGAGAGTTGCATGGGGTTCTCTTAATTTCTGCCTTGCCCGACTGGTTAGAGGATGCGACCATCATAATGGAGAAGACCAGGGGAGGACCACGTTTAGTGGGAAATTCAAGCCTTGTGCTTTCATCATGTTGAATTTGAGATGTCTTTGCAACATTCAAGTAATTATGTGAAGTAGGCAGTTGCACATATGAGTCTGGAGAGTAGGACGGATATCAGAGCTGGAAATATACATTCTGAGCCATCTTCATATTGATGAAATTAAAAGCCAAAAAAAGATGAGGTCacatagaaagaaagaatagagtgaatagatattttatatataaatgttgtATAACCCTAACAATAGACATTAGGTAGAAGCAGAAGAGTCTTCCCCAATTATAGCTTATAGCTTTTTAGTTTGGTTGCCTTTAAAATGCCCATCTTCCCTCCTGAGACAGAAGTGTAGGAACTAGAACAGTCTTGTTTTTGTTGTACAAACGGGCTAGAAATAGACCTTTCTGTATATGCATGTACATGCGAACGTATGAACGTAAACGTACAAAAAGGAGGAATAAGGAATCACTAAGAGAAGAGTTTGTCAATAAATGCATCCGGGACTACTGGTTAGCcataaatcaaattttaattCTCACTttataacattataaaataaatccCAGTGGGATACTGtatattaaaaatcaaactatgaaaaatgaaggaaatacaaattttgtctataaatatatatctaaatgACAGGGAGATATAAATTTTAACACAAGTGGAAGAGATAGTTTCTCAGTTGACCCAGGGCTACTAAACAATCCTTTATTTCCTTGTTGCTTGTGATGTTCTTCTTATTTTATATGGGAGTTTACTTTTGAACAATCtgatttgttcttttggtttaatTCTTGATTTAAAACCAAACTGTTGTCATTATTGgaattttatcatatattttaatatataacacacaaagtctatttttttattttctagaaaaatccagaataggaaaaaattttaaattcattttgccAGGTTCCCAAATAAGTTCTCCTAAGTGTTTATTTGAATTGAATtagtttgtaaataatttttagagaaatggcCAAATAAAGTTATACCTTTAATATGCCATATATGAAATAAATTCCAGGAAGAATCGAGTCAAGTTGCAAAAATTTAGAATatcaaaaaaggaaggaggaggaaaatggggaggaggaaaatgaggagaaggagaagaagagaaataagaaaaggagaaaaagagatacTGGTTAATAGTAGACTttggattaaaaaagaaattgtggaTGAAATACATGAAAGAGATcatagaaaaaataagtaaatatgagtgtattaaattaaaatgtttataaatatcaGAAACAAATACTAACACTATCAACCCACAGAGGAATTATTTGCAACAAATAGTTGTGATGacttttctttgaaaacaatgatataaataagaaaaaagacaaagcaaaaatgacaattcataaaagtaaaaatggccaataaacacataaaatattggTACAGTTTACCActactcaaaaataaaacaatgtcattatcaatatgttttaaaatgtttgatgAGTGTTTAATATGTAACCTGCAGTTTTATAATACATAGCAAAAAACATAGTTGATGCCTTCAAGAATGAAAAGGACCTTAATTATGTTTCTGGTTAAAGCAGACCTTAATCTACTCTGTCCAATTTGTTATAAGTCGCTGTTAATTATTCTGCAAAACAGAATATTTTGTGAgtgagcctctgtgtgtgtgtgtatgtgtgtgtctgtgtctgtgtatgcctgtgtatgtgtgtgtgttccttttcattctatttttttcattcttggaATCTTATCTAAATAAAACTTCATTACCTTAGATATAAATTACTGCAGTTAGTTTGCTTCTAGTCTTTTCCACTCTAAAGTAATACATAGGTGTCTGTCAGGTcagttttctgaaataaaactaCCATTTCACTTTTCTGCCAGGAAATTTGAAATGTTTCAAACACTCTACGTATGATTGGATATAATGTCTTCCATTAACTAGGAAACATTAATCAGAAAAGACTCTTctacatatttaaacatttaacttTCATGCTATGTTGATTAATTGAGGTTTAGGATAATACTCTCTGACAATTCCATGAGAGTCGTGAAAGGTAGTAATAACAGTTACCAGTGAGTTTCCCCTGATTCATTCTGGTTGTGGAATTTGGATAAAGATTTTTCAAACAATTTTGAAATTccattgatatattttttaaacaaacatagCCTAATGATTTAAAGGCTTACATTTTGtgtaaaataacatattaatttttctgtgttccctgtttatgaaagcattttaatacatttaaaaatcaatttgctATAGAACAAGTTTGTTCAAGAATGTTATAATTCCTCATCATTTTTTTAAGAACATTTATCACCTCCTTATTTCTCAGACTATAAATAAAAGGGTTTAGTAATGGGATTACTATTGTATAGAATATTGCCACCGGTATATCTTTATCTGCTTCTTCAAATGGTCGAATATACATGAGaagacaaatgtaaaatattgagacagagagaaagtggGATGCACAGGTAGAAAATGCTTTACCTCTTCCCTCCTtggatttcattttgaaaatagtCAAAAGGATGCATAGATAAGAGATCAAGACAGTAGCAATGGTAAAGATTTGAATTggtattgaaaaaatatatatcattagtTCATTAATAGAAGGATCAGTACAGGAGAGTCTATACAGTGGAAGAATATCACAAAAAAAGTGGTCAATTTTATTAGACCTGCAGAAAGTTAACCTTATCAGAAGCCCTCCATGAATCATGGAATGCAGGTTTCCAGCTATGAAGGCCCCTGCAGTCATCTGAATGCAGAGTGTCTTGGACATCATGATGTGGTACTGCAGTGGGTGGCATATGGCCACATAGCGGTCATAGGCCATTGCCGCCAGAAGAAAGCAGTCTGTGGTTTCAGcaagacagagaaaataaaattgtgccATACATTCATACAGGGAAATAATTCTATCCTCAGAAAAGAAATTCTCTAACATCTTGGGGGTAACAGCACAGGAACAGCAGGAATCCATCAGAGCCAGGTTGCCCAGAAAGATGTACATTGGTGTGTGAAGATGGCGCTCTACATAAATTAATGCCACCAGACCAAGATTCCCCACCATGGTGACCAGATAGATGgcagagaacaccacaaacaGAAGCATCTTCAGCTCTGGATAATTGGTAAATCCTATGAGGATAAACTCAGCTGCTAAGGAGTGATTTTCCTTTGCCATTCCTGGCTTCTCTGCAGAGACATAAATTGTAAAGAAATTTAACTGAGATTCTAAAGCAGAATGTTTCCAATTTTCTCCCTATAACTTCCCTGTATACAAAAGGGAAGAAAGTCTTCTTCAAATCATCCTGTGCCATCTCCTGAACACTAGCACACTCACTGTAGGTCAcatcaagtgagaaaaaaatatcatGGATTGTGCACACAGGGCTTGTCTGAAAATATCTGTGTGAATTCCTAGGGCAGGAAAGCTTTATCTGCATGAATTTTCCTATGGTGATGTAAAATTTATGGTCAGTACATATAATTTTccatttccaaaattaaaaagacattttcttatGGTATCTTTTcctccaggaaaaaaataaacaagttttaAATCATATCCTATTGGATCAATGTGATGCTTAAAATGAATTACTCTTTAGgcattttaaatgttaacattttaaaaactgcacaCAAACACAGTGAGTTTGAAGAATGCTTTTGCTAGCTTAGTAACCCTTTCCAGATAAGGTCACCAAtgcatatttttagaaatatcaggctgggcgcagtggcttatgcctgtaatcccagcacttgtggaggctgaggcaggcggaccacgaggtcaggagttcgggacaagcctgaccaacatggtgaaatcctatctctattaaaaatacaaaaattagctgggtgtggtggtgcgcacctgtaatctcagctactcacaaggctgatgcaggagaatcacttgaaccttgcattcaaggtggagcttgcagtgagttgagatcttgccactgcactccagcctgggcaacagagcaagactctgtctcaaggaaaaaaaaaaaaaagaaatatctactCATCCTTTTAGAGAGGATAATAATATGAAACATCTATAGGTGTTCTTAATAATTGTATTGGATAACATTTTATGTTCATTTCAACATATTCTAGATACTATTCCAATCTTGGTATGACAAATTTCTCAAGAGGCTATTACTCTTAATCACACACTTATCCTAATACTGTATCTAGTTTTAAGAGTTTTACGTGCATGTCTAACATTGTAAGATTTGGTTGCAAAGCCTCCACACACAGTGTGAATATTCTTCATGGTAAATATCTATTTTGTCTTCACTCAAACATCTCTCATAGAAACTAACGTCTTCATTTTCGGTGAGCTCCATGGAGGctctccatttatttacttaagctttaaatttatttaaatttacaaaCTCATTATCTACTCTTAAGTggctatatatttatttgagtttATTAATCACCTGAATTTATTATATAGTTATTATAATTTGGCAactataacattaaaatatttcagttgcAGAAAAAATATGAGTTTTAAGGAATAATAAAGTTAACTctcttttcttctagaagtttctaAAGGTCTTTAGCCACAGCATACTCCAAGTAGACAATTTTGGAGAAAAGCCTACAATAGTTAATtcaaagtgcattttttttttttgagacaaagtttcactcttgttgcccaggctggagtgcagtggtgcaatctcagctcactgcaacctccacctcccgggttcaagcaattcttctgcctcaggctcctgagtagttgggattacaggcgtgagccaccatgcccggttaattttgtatttttagtagagacggggtttcaccatgttggtcaggctggtcttgaactcctgacctcaggtgatccgcttttctcggcctcccaaagtgttgggattccaggcatgagccactgcgcctggccaatgcattgttttagaaacatattttggTTAGGTTTTCTCTGTTTCTTACTTTTGTTTACACCAAATTTAAAACTCTGGTTTTCTATTCACTCACATAATATAATGATGTTTTCTGGAGTTTCATCACTAGAGGCTTGTAATcaaaagaatacaataaaatgtcttttatattttaggtctataactctttttaaaaatccctcagaattatattttgaaaaaaactttgtaaaaatataaaatactgctctttataattattttagtaaTACCTAATGGACAatcaacagaaaatatttatcatgtgGACTATGGAAAAATGGATTTTATtgtcaataattattattttatgtagatGATATATCAGAATATAATGAGtaaaaactcattttctcttctccaatgtaaaatataattctcaactgaataaaatattaattctacTCTACATCCCAGAATTATTGTATGGGTCATTGTCAGCCTTATCTGTATATTTGCTGATAAAATTATGGTACTTTGAACAAAGAACAGGTCTGATTTATCCACTTACTGTGCGTCCTTATGGCTTTCTATAATGTCTTCACTTTAGAGACAAAGAAAGTTATTAagtggctaaaatttaaaaacaatgaaaatactgaatatacatttttagaaa is a genomic window of Macaca mulatta isolate MMU2019108-1 chromosome 2, T2T-MMU8v2.0, whole genome shotgun sequence containing:
- the OR5K4 gene encoding olfactory receptor 5K4, producing the protein MAKENHSLAAEFILIGFTNYPELKMLLFVVFSAIYLVTMVGNLGLVALIYVERHLHTPMYIFLGNLALMDSCCSCAVTPKMLENFFSEDRIISLYECMAQFYFLCLAETTDCFLLAAMAYDRYVAICHPLQYHIMMSKTLCIQMTAGAFIAGNLHSMIHGGLLIRLTFCRSNKIDHFFCDILPLYRLSCTDPSINELMIYIFSIPIQIFTIATVLISYLCILLTIFKMKSKEGRGKAFSTCASHFLSVSIFYICLLMYIRPFEEADKDIPVAIFYTIVIPLLNPFIYSLRNKEVINVLKKMMRNYNILEQTCSIAN